In Legionella lytica, one genomic interval encodes:
- the fliF gene encoding flagellar basal-body MS-ring/collar protein FliF, giving the protein MALADNASMVAAKFASLSIPRQIGLLVGLAASVAIGLAVVLWSRDPNYVPLYTQMNARDTAEVVSALERNGIEFKIDNNNSTILIPSEKLQGTRLKLAAEGLPRDPVGSEELFTSGNAFNSSQFMEVARYKQALEAELARTISKFNDIKAARVHLAIPRESAFVRDTQQPSASVFIDVYSGLELKKQTIAAIVNLVASSIPNLAASRVTVVDQDGQLLNEGGGQSFFTDTERFLDYRQNLERQYAQKIQDILTPLLGYGRVRAKVSADVDFTSYEQTQELFNPEQSSLRSEQTLQEKRNANSDAQGVPGSLSNTPQSNPALTGKNPNAPANPQGQGQQSAETTQNTDVRTQSTKNFELDKTISHTRNQPGSIKRLSVAVLVDNPAVMDEKTKKMTKKALTAKEIDQIKLLVADAIGLNAKRGDSLNVINSDFVKPDPIAPLPEERFWQKEIFWSIVKQVVGALFILSIIFGVLRPMLKTLASNKGAGGDLPYLEEQPETRGELPFDDGINVGDAHDYESQLNLLRQVVDKEPKRVAQVVKTWVDRG; this is encoded by the coding sequence ATGGCATTGGCTGATAATGCTTCAATGGTGGCAGCAAAATTTGCAAGCTTATCTATACCACGACAAATTGGCTTATTAGTTGGTTTGGCGGCGAGTGTTGCTATAGGTTTGGCAGTGGTTTTATGGTCTCGCGACCCTAATTATGTTCCTCTATATACTCAAATGAATGCCCGAGACACTGCTGAAGTCGTATCGGCTCTTGAGCGCAATGGTATTGAGTTCAAAATTGATAACAATAACAGTACCATTTTAATCCCCTCAGAAAAACTACAAGGCACGCGCCTTAAGTTAGCTGCTGAAGGCTTACCACGCGATCCGGTGGGTTCTGAGGAGCTATTCACCAGTGGTAATGCATTTAATAGCAGCCAGTTCATGGAGGTTGCGCGCTACAAGCAAGCGTTGGAAGCAGAGTTAGCTCGAACTATTAGTAAATTTAATGACATTAAAGCAGCTCGTGTGCACCTAGCTATCCCACGTGAATCTGCGTTTGTTCGTGATACACAGCAGCCTAGCGCATCAGTTTTCATTGATGTCTATTCAGGGCTTGAGCTTAAAAAGCAAACCATCGCAGCGATCGTGAATTTGGTCGCCTCCAGTATTCCTAATTTAGCAGCAAGTCGTGTTACGGTTGTGGATCAGGATGGTCAATTATTGAATGAGGGTGGTGGGCAGAGCTTCTTTACTGATACCGAGCGTTTCCTGGATTACAGACAGAATCTTGAGCGTCAATATGCGCAAAAAATTCAAGATATTCTGACACCATTATTAGGCTATGGTCGTGTGCGCGCTAAAGTATCTGCTGACGTCGATTTTACCAGCTACGAGCAAACCCAGGAGCTATTCAACCCAGAACAATCTTCTTTGCGTAGTGAACAAACACTGCAAGAGAAACGCAATGCGAATAGTGATGCACAGGGAGTTCCTGGTTCATTATCTAATACACCGCAGTCAAATCCAGCACTTACAGGTAAGAATCCAAATGCTCCAGCTAATCCGCAAGGGCAAGGACAGCAATCAGCAGAGACGACTCAAAATACTGATGTACGTACGCAAAGCACTAAGAACTTTGAGTTGGATAAAACCATTAGTCACACTAGAAATCAGCCTGGCTCGATTAAGCGCTTGTCGGTAGCTGTCTTAGTAGATAATCCTGCAGTAATGGATGAAAAAACTAAGAAGATGACTAAGAAAGCTTTAACTGCCAAGGAGATCGATCAAATCAAGCTGTTGGTGGCTGATGCGATTGGTTTAAATGCTAAACGTGGTGATAGCTTGAATGTAATCAATAGTGATTTTGTGAAGCCAGATCCTATAGCGCCTCTCCCTGAAGAACGTTTTTGGCAAAAAGAAATCTTCTGGTCCATCGTCAAGCAAGTTGTTGGCGCACTGTTTATCTTGTCAATAATCTTTGGGGTTTTAAGGCCAATGCTTAAAACCCTGGCAAGTAATAAAGGAGCGGGTGGGGATCTGCCTTATCTTGAAGAGCAGCCAGAGACTCGAGGCGAATTGCCTTTTGATGACGGAATTAATGTAGGTGATGCCCATGATTATGAGTCACAATTAAATTTACTACGCCAAGTTGTTGATAAAGAACCCAAGCGTGTTGCGCAGGTAGTTAAAACTTGGGTTGATCGAGGATAA
- a CDS encoding YhdP family protein — protein sequence MNKIIKKIWMTLAILIILMAVLSSVFRSLTPWAKQYKGEVEQHLSVLLGQPVTIQTMETGWYWFQPVLKLKQVTLGGDSRKSFHLNKLLVGINVFRSIWNWQIQPGVLYIDDMHLTLREKGDHWTIDGISTDTLNSEDMTPEKTKQILVWLSQQERLTIKRVSMYFHFSDGGLIPVDGLNVSVSNNGGHYKFKGSARLEQTNSTDFQLLGDGYFDPDNFDEIEGKFYFSAQNIMPAQWQSLFPNATEHLEGGKGGLQVWMDVHKGSVASVQAQVKLEHLAWRLLNKEKSQLVQSFFANLSWKPDTQGWQLHGDQIQLRVGRLNWPENQLLVKYNQEQQTYQFFIKNIIIESLLSDAINWPKRIQSLLQIKPQGILHDTQVLVRLADPSFRIPLIPQLSSTSAASEPVKTWEQGNEITYVLTRFDQLGWNGNPKTKIPEVRNLSGVVNWQPEEGRLELDSENTLVAAHGYPTQNLTLLNGAVDWKELSDGLRISIDRFVLSMPELTLSAQGAVDQVTRDSVGAIRLNAEFSGKNIEQWTPFLPKKHMKAKLYTWLTRDLKHIAELSGTVSLNGMAQDFPFDAHNGEFAINSHASGGELYINPKWKIIKDIEGDIQLTNRNLNIAILNADFQGVPVNQMNLRIDNIGNNKENLIITGNINAPVQKMVNYVMSSPLKSKLTLLKQLAIEGYAQLNLNLEVPLYPENDKVLAKGDLTFQDNAITVKSDVVKFGLKGVTGELFFTDDGVSDSALVANSMGHPLNIKIQSVKTPKPATSIAVEGTWTVDSLKTRHNAPILALLNGSFPVKAILKLANKSSEADTIKLTSTLQGLAVNLPAPLGKAYNDTVPLEVNVDLNADKSIRLKSNYDARVSTDLLFKTTNGALDLDSGQLRLGSAKAINQKLPGLAIVGSLKGFDLDEWKAVYNRYTATENTGPSLLNKLRIINVTLDKFSILKQQFDALTVKAKLLSNRDWAFSLNQKNVAADLLYRVPANELSGHIQRLHLDKFDTKGIKSGEPAKKIHPDQIPNLNLRIDNLSVGTVLIGDVTLKSQSTAKRWSLNYCRIDSPVYQFNIDGAWTQTKKAEQSTFHLKLEMSNVAKSLERWGVNPSVRAKKGYLEFKGGWNSDLAGFSLVKLNGDMFLQLKNGRITDLSKSTEGKLDLGKLLSILSLQTIPRRLQLDFSDLASQGYSFDIFQGNFSVRKGRMTTQDSYIDGPVAYASMKGDLDLVRQTYDMNLKISPHITASLPIVATIAGGPVAGVATWVATKIINQGMQKISAYSYKISGPWKQPVVQQLTIVRKKNNPIPTGQGALKDQLNLD from the coding sequence GTGAATAAGATTATTAAAAAAATTTGGATGACCCTTGCCATCCTCATTATTCTTATGGCTGTTTTGTCCAGCGTGTTTCGCTCGTTAACTCCTTGGGCAAAACAATATAAAGGTGAGGTTGAACAGCATCTTTCAGTCCTTTTAGGGCAGCCCGTGACCATTCAAACTATGGAAACCGGATGGTATTGGTTTCAACCTGTACTTAAGTTGAAGCAAGTCACATTGGGCGGTGACTCCAGAAAATCATTTCATTTAAATAAACTACTTGTAGGAATTAATGTTTTTAGATCAATATGGAACTGGCAGATTCAGCCCGGTGTTCTTTATATTGATGACATGCATTTGACGTTAAGAGAAAAAGGCGATCATTGGACTATTGATGGTATTAGTACGGATACACTTAATAGTGAGGACATGACTCCTGAAAAAACAAAACAGATTTTAGTTTGGTTATCCCAGCAAGAACGTTTAACCATTAAACGTGTTTCCATGTATTTTCATTTTAGCGATGGTGGTTTGATTCCTGTTGATGGCCTGAATGTTTCTGTATCAAATAATGGCGGACATTATAAATTCAAAGGCAGTGCTAGACTGGAACAAACTAATAGTACTGACTTTCAGTTACTTGGGGATGGTTATTTTGATCCTGATAATTTTGATGAAATTGAAGGAAAGTTTTATTTTTCTGCTCAAAATATTATGCCCGCTCAATGGCAGAGCTTATTTCCCAATGCGACGGAACATTTAGAAGGTGGGAAAGGGGGCTTACAGGTCTGGATGGATGTGCATAAAGGCTCGGTTGCATCGGTACAAGCTCAAGTAAAATTAGAGCATCTGGCCTGGCGTTTGCTCAATAAAGAAAAAAGTCAGTTAGTGCAATCATTTTTTGCAAACCTGTCTTGGAAGCCAGACACTCAGGGCTGGCAATTGCATGGGGATCAGATCCAGTTGCGAGTTGGTCGTTTAAATTGGCCTGAAAATCAGCTTTTGGTCAAATATAATCAAGAACAACAAACGTATCAGTTTTTTATTAAGAACATCATTATTGAGTCACTACTTTCAGATGCGATTAATTGGCCTAAACGTATTCAAAGTCTATTGCAGATCAAACCACAAGGTATTTTGCATGATACTCAAGTTTTGGTGAGGCTCGCAGATCCTTCTTTCCGTATTCCGCTTATTCCTCAATTATCCTCGACTAGTGCTGCTTCGGAGCCTGTCAAAACATGGGAACAAGGAAATGAAATTACTTATGTGCTGACGCGTTTTGATCAGTTGGGATGGAATGGGAATCCAAAAACGAAAATACCTGAAGTCAGAAATCTTTCTGGTGTGGTCAATTGGCAGCCTGAGGAAGGTCGCTTGGAGCTGGACTCTGAGAATACATTGGTGGCTGCACATGGTTACCCCACGCAGAATTTGACTTTACTAAATGGAGCTGTCGATTGGAAGGAATTAAGTGATGGTTTACGGATTAGTATTGATCGCTTTGTTCTAAGCATGCCGGAGCTTACTTTAAGTGCGCAGGGTGCTGTCGACCAAGTAACGCGAGATTCTGTTGGTGCTATTCGTTTGAATGCAGAGTTTTCAGGTAAAAATATTGAGCAATGGACTCCATTTCTCCCTAAAAAGCATATGAAAGCGAAACTGTATACCTGGCTGACACGTGATCTGAAGCATATTGCTGAGCTTAGTGGAACTGTCAGCTTAAATGGGATGGCTCAAGACTTTCCTTTTGATGCTCATAATGGTGAGTTTGCTATTAACAGTCATGCAAGTGGTGGAGAGCTCTACATTAATCCTAAATGGAAGATCATTAAGGACATTGAAGGAGATATTCAATTAACTAATCGTAATTTAAATATTGCTATTCTAAATGCAGATTTTCAAGGTGTTCCTGTTAATCAAATGAATTTACGTATCGACAATATAGGTAATAATAAAGAAAATCTTATTATTACAGGAAACATCAATGCCCCCGTGCAAAAGATGGTGAATTATGTGATGTCTTCTCCTTTAAAAAGTAAATTAACGCTACTAAAACAATTGGCAATCGAAGGTTATGCCCAATTGAATCTTAATTTAGAGGTTCCGTTATATCCAGAAAACGACAAAGTATTAGCTAAAGGGGATTTAACCTTTCAAGACAATGCCATTACGGTAAAGTCCGATGTGGTGAAGTTTGGGTTAAAGGGTGTAACCGGTGAATTATTTTTCACTGATGATGGGGTAAGTGATAGTGCATTAGTTGCTAATTCGATGGGGCATCCGCTTAACATTAAGATTCAGTCAGTAAAAACGCCAAAACCAGCTACCTCGATTGCTGTAGAAGGTACCTGGACTGTTGATTCCTTGAAAACTCGCCATAATGCACCAATTCTTGCCTTATTAAATGGTTCTTTTCCTGTTAAAGCTATTTTGAAATTGGCAAATAAATCCTCTGAAGCAGATACAATTAAGTTAACTTCTACACTACAAGGTTTGGCCGTTAATTTACCTGCACCACTTGGTAAAGCGTATAATGATACAGTTCCTTTAGAAGTAAATGTGGATTTAAATGCAGATAAATCAATACGTTTAAAATCGAATTATGATGCGCGTGTCAGCACGGACTTATTATTTAAGACCACTAATGGCGCTTTAGATTTGGATTCAGGCCAGTTACGTTTGGGGAGTGCAAAAGCGATTAACCAAAAACTGCCAGGGTTAGCGATCGTTGGATCATTAAAAGGCTTTGATCTAGATGAATGGAAGGCTGTATATAATCGATATACCGCAACTGAAAACACTGGTCCTTCCTTACTTAATAAACTAAGAATTATTAATGTGACTCTGGATAAGTTTAGTATTTTGAAACAGCAATTTGATGCATTGACTGTTAAAGCAAAATTATTATCCAATAGAGATTGGGCTTTTAGCTTGAACCAAAAAAATGTCGCAGCAGATTTATTGTACCGTGTGCCAGCTAATGAGTTGAGTGGCCATATTCAACGCTTACATTTAGATAAGTTCGATACAAAAGGTATTAAGTCGGGTGAGCCTGCGAAAAAAATTCATCCGGACCAAATTCCAAATCTTAATTTACGAATTGATAACTTATCGGTAGGGACAGTCCTTATTGGAGATGTGACTTTAAAAAGCCAGTCAACCGCGAAGCGTTGGTCATTGAATTATTGTCGTATTGATTCCCCTGTATATCAATTTAATATTGATGGTGCATGGACACAGACAAAAAAAGCGGAGCAATCGACGTTCCATTTAAAACTCGAGATGAGCAATGTAGCTAAAAGTCTTGAGCGTTGGGGGGTTAATCCTTCAGTTCGCGCCAAAAAAGGTTATCTGGAATTTAAAGGTGGTTGGAACAGTGATTTAGCCGGCTTTTCATTAGTGAAACTAAACGGCGATATGTTTTTACAACTTAAGAATGGCAGAATCACTGATTTGAGCAAATCAACTGAAGGAAAATTGGATCTAGGTAAATTACTGAGTATTTTAAGTTTGCAAACCATACCACGAAGATTGCAACTTGATTTCAGCGACCTAGCATCCCAAGGATACAGTTTTGATATCTTTCAGGGGAACTTTTCGGTTCGTAAAGGAAGAATGACAACTCAGGACAGTTACATTGATGGGCCGGTTGCTTATGCAAGCATGAAGGGAGATTTAGATTTAGTAAGACAAACCTACGATATGAATTTAAAAATATCTCCACACATTACAGCCAGCTTGCCTATTGTGGCAACAATTGCTGGTGGTCCGGTTGCAGGTGTTGCCACTTGGGTTGCGACGAAAATTATTAATCAGGGCATGCAAAAAATTTCTGCTTATAGTTATAAGATTTCTGGCCCATGGAAACAACCAGTCGTACAACAACTGACTATTGTTAGGAAAAAGAATAATCCCATCCCAACAGGGCAAGGGGCGTTGAAAGATCAGCTTAATTTAGATTAA
- the fliE gene encoding flagellar hook-basal body complex protein FliE, translating into MNDINTVGLFDQMQSMAAKAEGAIVDREANQSSFSAIFKNALNQVSDLSNNADSLKSRFELGDPKVSIGEVMIATQKSNIGLEAALRVRNKFLQAYQDIMGMPV; encoded by the coding sequence ATGAATGACATTAATACCGTTGGCCTATTTGATCAAATGCAATCAATGGCAGCAAAGGCTGAAGGCGCAATAGTCGATAGGGAAGCAAATCAATCCTCATTCAGTGCAATTTTTAAGAATGCTTTAAATCAAGTGAGTGATTTAAGTAATAACGCCGATTCTTTAAAAAGCCGTTTTGAACTTGGTGACCCCAAGGTAAGTATTGGCGAAGTAATGATCGCAACTCAAAAGTCAAATATTGGACTTGAGGCTGCTTTACGAGTCAGAAATAAATTTTTACAAGCATATCAAGACATTATGGGCATGCCAGTATAG
- the fliG gene encoding flagellar motor switch protein FliG encodes MDGIERAAILLLSMGEKNAAEVLRHLEPRQVQKVGMAMAALNNVSKTKMQNVLADFTSAIGDQTSLAVDTEHYLRTILIEALGLEKATPFIDRILVSDKDSGLNRLKWLDGRLIADVIRNEHPQIIATILIHLDSEQAAEVVSYFSMEKRSEVLLRMCNIDTVKPEAISELGQVIEKQLSGQKVSKSASVGGIKSVADVINYFDGAMEEEVLDKIKEWDSDLSEKIRDKMFVFENLVDMDDRSVQTLLRDVSQELLKLALKGTTEITKEKIYTNMSKRAADLLREDIDLQGPVKVVDVERAQRDILTIAKSLAEEGKIALGSKGGDEMI; translated from the coding sequence ATGGATGGAATAGAGCGTGCGGCCATACTGCTTCTCAGTATGGGGGAGAAAAATGCAGCTGAGGTTTTAAGGCATTTAGAACCTCGACAGGTGCAGAAAGTTGGAATGGCAATGGCTGCACTAAATAATGTCAGTAAAACAAAAATGCAAAATGTTTTAGCTGACTTTACTAGTGCTATCGGTGACCAGACGAGTTTGGCTGTTGATACAGAGCATTATTTAAGAACCATACTTATAGAAGCCTTGGGACTAGAAAAGGCAACGCCATTTATCGACCGTATTTTGGTGTCGGATAAAGACAGTGGTCTTAATCGTTTGAAATGGTTAGATGGACGGTTAATTGCTGATGTTATTCGAAATGAACATCCGCAAATTATTGCAACCATTTTGATTCATTTGGATAGTGAGCAGGCTGCCGAAGTAGTTAGTTATTTTAGCATGGAAAAACGCTCAGAAGTTTTATTACGAATGTGTAATATTGATACTGTAAAACCAGAAGCTATTAGTGAGCTTGGACAGGTAATTGAAAAACAACTTAGCGGGCAAAAGGTGAGTAAATCAGCTTCTGTTGGTGGAATCAAAAGCGTCGCTGATGTTATTAACTATTTTGATGGTGCGATGGAAGAAGAGGTCCTGGATAAAATTAAAGAATGGGATTCGGATTTAAGTGAAAAAATTCGCGATAAAATGTTTGTGTTTGAGAATTTAGTCGATATGGACGATCGCAGCGTACAAACTTTGTTACGTGATGTATCTCAAGAGTTATTGAAGTTAGCTTTAAAAGGTACAACCGAAATAACCAAAGAGAAAATATATACTAATATGTCCAAACGTGCAGCTGACCTGTTGCGTGAAGATATTGATCTTCAAGGCCCGGTTAAGGTTGTGGATGTAGAACGGGCACAACGAGATATTCTTACAATCGCTAAGAGCTTAGCAGAAGAAGGGAAGATTGCATTAGGCTCTAAAGGTGGGGATGAGATGATTTAA
- the fliJ gene encoding flagellar export protein FliJ, producing MNQRLERLTQLWEIKKNLTNTAYQQLLYAQEQFSKNKEKHDQLVGYRQDYLQQLETMGEQGAYVRRLRNRIDFISHLDMALVQLNGHLAQLAKARRSAESTYKQAKISEEGVNLLIERVKKDQKSKLNLQEQKENDEYAQKQWYSRELNDE from the coding sequence ATGAATCAGCGATTGGAACGCTTGACGCAATTATGGGAAATAAAAAAGAATTTGACGAATACTGCATATCAACAACTTTTATACGCGCAAGAGCAGTTTAGTAAAAATAAAGAAAAGCATGACCAATTAGTCGGTTATCGGCAAGATTATTTGCAACAATTAGAAACAATGGGCGAACAAGGTGCTTATGTGAGGCGTTTGCGTAATCGTATTGATTTTATCAGTCATCTCGACATGGCTCTAGTGCAATTAAATGGCCATTTAGCTCAGCTAGCCAAGGCAAGGCGAAGTGCAGAATCAACATATAAGCAAGCTAAAATTTCTGAAGAAGGTGTTAATTTATTAATAGAGCGTGTTAAAAAAGATCAAAAATCTAAATTGAACCTCCAAGAACAGAAAGAAAATGATGAGTATGCACAAAAGCAGTGGTATAGTAGAGAACTTAACGACGAGTGA
- the fliI gene encoding flagellar protein export ATPase FliI, producing the protein MEQYESRLVKIMSDVRTQEHSGLLHCGRISRAVGLTLEAKGFNQPVGARCFINVNESHSIEAEVVGFGQDRTYLMSIGAIQGLAPGMIIAPTGRVARIEVGWPLLGRIVNGSGAIIDEAAPIELTETYPLESAVINPLKRAAIDTYMDVGIRAINGLLTVGRGQRIGLFAGSGVGKSVLLGMMTRFTKADVVVVGLIGERGREVKEFIECSLGEEGLKRAVVVAAPADESPLRRLHGAKVATSIAEYFRDQGKHVLLLMDSLTRFAQAQREIALSIGEAPATKGYPPSVFTKLPKLVERAGNGEPGSGSITAFYTVLTEGDDLQDPIADAARAILDGHIVLSRSLAEEGQYPAIDLEASISRVMQTIVSEEQMKDMLQLKKYLSLYEKNKDFILLGAYVKGSDPNLDKAILARDKIRKYMEQGMNEQVNYEESARLLSELAKSFR; encoded by the coding sequence ATGGAACAGTATGAATCTCGCTTGGTAAAAATAATGTCTGATGTGCGTACTCAAGAGCACTCTGGTTTATTACATTGTGGACGAATAAGTCGTGCTGTGGGGCTTACTTTAGAAGCAAAAGGCTTTAATCAACCAGTAGGGGCTCGCTGCTTTATTAATGTTAATGAATCCCACTCAATTGAGGCTGAAGTTGTTGGTTTTGGTCAGGATCGCACTTACTTAATGTCAATTGGCGCCATTCAGGGGCTTGCACCAGGTATGATCATTGCGCCTACTGGTCGTGTTGCTCGAATTGAGGTGGGCTGGCCTTTATTAGGACGTATTGTCAATGGTTCAGGTGCGATTATTGATGAAGCAGCTCCTATTGAGCTAACAGAAACTTACCCCTTAGAGTCTGCAGTAATTAATCCGCTCAAACGAGCGGCTATTGATACTTATATGGACGTTGGAATACGCGCAATTAATGGTTTACTCACCGTTGGGCGTGGTCAGCGAATAGGCCTTTTTGCAGGAAGTGGGGTTGGTAAATCAGTACTGTTAGGCATGATGACGCGTTTTACAAAAGCTGATGTGGTTGTCGTCGGTTTAATTGGTGAGCGAGGCCGTGAGGTTAAAGAATTTATTGAGTGCAGTCTTGGGGAGGAAGGTTTAAAACGAGCTGTTGTTGTTGCAGCTCCTGCTGATGAAAGCCCATTAAGACGGTTGCATGGTGCAAAGGTTGCTACCAGTATTGCGGAGTATTTCCGCGATCAGGGAAAACATGTGCTTTTGTTGATGGATTCTTTGACACGTTTTGCCCAGGCACAGCGCGAAATAGCCTTATCTATCGGTGAGGCGCCTGCAACTAAAGGCTATCCTCCTTCGGTATTTACCAAACTCCCCAAATTGGTTGAACGAGCAGGAAATGGTGAGCCGGGAAGCGGGTCAATTACCGCATTTTATACGGTCTTAACGGAAGGTGATGATTTACAAGATCCGATTGCCGATGCTGCACGAGCTATTTTGGATGGACATATTGTTTTAAGCCGTTCTTTAGCAGAGGAAGGGCAATATCCTGCTATTGATCTAGAAGCATCGATTAGCCGTGTGATGCAAACTATCGTTTCTGAAGAGCAAATGAAAGATATGTTACAGTTGAAAAAATATTTGTCTCTTTATGAGAAAAATAAAGATTTCATTCTGTTAGGGGCTTATGTGAAAGGTTCCGATCCTAATTTAGATAAGGCAATTTTAGCTCGAGATAAGATCAGGAAATATATGGAACAGGGAATGAATGAACAGGTTAATTATGAAGAGAGTGCCCGTTTGTTATCCGAGTTAGCTAAGTCATTTAGGTAG
- a CDS encoding sigma-54-dependent transcriptional regulator codes for MSHVLIVEDDPVLREALAETMTIAGHTYITAKDGKEALVLLELHNPAVVLTDIRMDGLDGNQLLNEIQRKRPGLPVILMTAYGSVQDAVDAMRRGAVDYLQKPFSAQVLIEKINQFIKVGPDEDDSGEPIAQDPKSQALLSMALKVAQSDVGVMISGESGTGKEVLAHFIHDHSTRKKKPFIAINCAAIPEQMLEATLFGYEKGSFTGAYKSTPGKFEQAQGGTLLLDEVSEMPLSLQAKLLRVLQEKEVERIGSNKTISLDVRILATTNRQLKDEVQAGRFREDLFYRLNVFPLQWHPLRERKNDIIPLANYLIRKHCNHKQPIVPVISPTAQKSMLAYAWPGNTRELDNVIQRALVLQTQGIIEVEHLQLTSIEIQEIEVVAASSKNLQVHEFELIVKTLMENNGNRQKVASLLGVSERTLRYKLAKMREEGYVV; via the coding sequence ATGAGTCATGTTCTAATTGTTGAAGATGATCCAGTCTTAAGAGAAGCCTTAGCTGAAACAATGACCATTGCAGGGCATACCTACATTACCGCTAAGGATGGTAAAGAGGCTCTTGTGCTACTTGAATTGCATAATCCAGCAGTTGTGCTGACTGACATACGTATGGATGGTCTGGACGGCAATCAATTACTGAATGAAATTCAACGAAAACGCCCTGGCTTGCCAGTTATTTTGATGACGGCTTATGGCTCAGTCCAAGATGCTGTTGATGCGATGCGTAGGGGGGCTGTCGACTATTTACAAAAGCCTTTTAGCGCTCAAGTTCTCATTGAAAAAATTAATCAGTTCATTAAGGTTGGACCGGATGAAGACGATAGTGGCGAGCCTATTGCCCAAGATCCAAAAAGCCAAGCTTTATTATCTATGGCATTAAAAGTTGCCCAATCTGACGTAGGAGTCATGATTAGCGGGGAAAGTGGAACGGGAAAGGAAGTACTAGCTCATTTTATCCACGATCATTCCACGCGTAAGAAAAAACCGTTTATTGCTATAAACTGCGCGGCAATTCCTGAGCAAATGCTAGAGGCTACTTTATTTGGCTATGAGAAAGGCTCATTTACAGGGGCCTATAAATCAACCCCAGGTAAATTTGAGCAGGCTCAAGGCGGGACTTTGCTTCTTGATGAAGTAAGTGAAATGCCTTTAAGCCTGCAGGCCAAATTATTGCGGGTTCTGCAAGAAAAGGAAGTGGAACGCATTGGCTCGAATAAAACGATTAGTTTGGATGTGCGAATTCTTGCGACAACCAATAGACAATTAAAGGATGAAGTTCAAGCGGGTCGTTTTCGAGAGGACTTGTTTTATCGCCTAAATGTATTTCCATTACAGTGGCATCCTTTAAGAGAGCGGAAAAATGACATTATTCCTCTTGCTAATTACTTAATTCGTAAGCACTGCAACCATAAACAACCAATTGTGCCTGTAATTAGTCCTACAGCACAAAAATCTATGCTTGCATATGCTTGGCCTGGAAATACACGTGAATTAGATAATGTCATTCAACGCGCTTTAGTATTACAAACACAAGGTATTATTGAAGTAGAGCATTTACAACTTACATCAATCGAAATTCAAGAAATCGAGGTTGTGGCAGCGAGCAGTAAAAATTTGCAAGTGCATGAATTTGAACTAATTGTTAAAACTTTAATGGAAAATAATGGGAACCGACAAAAAGTTGCCTCATTATTAGGAGTTAGTGAGAGAACTTTACGTTATAAGCTAGCAAAAATGCGTGAAGAAGGGTATGTTGTATAG
- a CDS encoding flagellar assembly protein FliH translates to MANKFEPYHTKQTNDDFSVWDYQSTQKKEEEAPAVDERELFRAECERLKQEAIQKGYEQGLQQAQVEIDKKKEELIRWLDLVKNPVKLLDEHVIQETLQTILWLSQHCIAVELSVNPEKLRDLLNEIKTELPTLNNHRMLAMHPSDVEWLKAEIEENELPGLHEILAADPTLNRGDFYLKGEHSELDGRIHTRFATLFSKYITKDNLMPMKVQD, encoded by the coding sequence ATGGCAAATAAATTTGAGCCTTATCATACAAAGCAAACTAATGATGATTTTAGTGTCTGGGATTATCAATCAACGCAAAAAAAAGAAGAGGAAGCTCCAGCTGTTGATGAGCGAGAACTCTTTCGCGCTGAATGCGAACGTTTAAAGCAAGAAGCAATACAAAAAGGCTATGAGCAAGGATTACAACAAGCCCAAGTAGAAATAGATAAAAAAAAGGAAGAGCTTATCCGTTGGCTTGATTTAGTTAAAAATCCAGTAAAACTTTTAGATGAACACGTTATCCAGGAAACATTACAAACAATTCTCTGGCTGAGCCAACATTGTATTGCTGTTGAGTTATCCGTAAACCCTGAAAAATTACGGGATTTACTTAATGAAATTAAAACCGAATTACCTACTTTGAATAATCATCGCATGCTGGCTATGCATCCATCAGATGTCGAGTGGCTTAAGGCTGAAATCGAAGAAAATGAGCTTCCTGGATTACATGAAATCTTGGCTGCAGATCCTACATTAAATCGAGGTGATTTTTATTTAAAAGGTGAGCATAGTGAGTTAGACGGCCGGATTCATACCCGCTTTGCTACTCTTTTCTCTAAGTACATTACGAAAGATAATTTAATGCCAATGAAGGTTCAGGATTAA